One Siniperca chuatsi isolate FFG_IHB_CAS linkage group LG8, ASM2008510v1, whole genome shotgun sequence DNA segment encodes these proteins:
- the hvcn1 gene encoding voltage-gated hydrogen channel 1 produces MARYLKYFTTVGDEQPVQGEEEELHVASEELSPATGQFPTTLTFRESLQRLYSTDRFQVLVVCLVILDAFFVLAELLIDLSVIQLEHGHIAPEVFHYLSLSLLTFFMVELAGKLFAYRLEFFQHKFEVFDGLVVVVSFVLDIVFIFHEDAFDGMGLLILLRLWRVARIINGILVSVKNRAHQKIHKLKESYDHLVQRVTELQERSDKLEQENQKLQALLKKHGIDF; encoded by the exons ATGGCTCGGTACCTGAAGTATTTCACCACTGTGGGTGACGAGCAGCCAGTCcagggggaggaagaagagctgCACGTGGCCAGCGAGGAGCTGAGTCCGGCCACCGGCCAGTTTCCAACAACGCTGACCTTCAGGGAGTCACTGCAAAGACTCTACAGCACCGACCGGTTCCAG GTGCTGGTGGTGTGTTTGGTAATCCTGGATGCCTTCTTTGTTCTGGCGGAGCTGCTTATAGATCTGTCTGTTATCCAGTTGGAACATGGCCACATTGCTCCTGAG GTGTTTCACTACCTGAGCTTATCTCTCCTCACATTCTTCATGGTGGAGCTGGCTGGTAAGCTCTTTGCTTATCGCCTGGAGTTCTTTCAGCACAAGTTTGAGGTGTTCGATggtttggtggtggtggtttcCTTCGTGTTGGACATTGTCTTCATCTTCCATGAGGACGCCTTTGATGGGATGGGCCTCCTGATCCTGCTGCGACTCTGGAGGGTGGCCAGAATTATCAACG GTATCCTGGTGTCAGTGAAGAACCGTGCACACCAGAAGATCCACAAGCTGAAGGAGAGCTACGACCACCTCGTTCAAAGAGTCACAGAGCTACAGGAGCGCAGCGATAAACTG GAACAAGAGAACCAGAAGCTTCAAGCCCTCCTGAAGAAGCACGGCATAGACTTCTAA